One region of Cucurbita pepo subsp. pepo cultivar mu-cu-16 chromosome LG03, ASM280686v2, whole genome shotgun sequence genomic DNA includes:
- the LOC111789916 gene encoding putative HVA22-like protein g, which yields MLGEIMVRCLLMLFGYAYPAFQCYKTVVQSRIHIRELQFWCQFWIIVAILTVVERIADTLVAWLPMYGELKLALFIYLWYPKTKGTGYVFHTLLRPLVDNHEIDIEQKMVDWRVKAWDLALFYWGNCTELSQSAIVQVINYMASKPAATPQARRNEHHQHSSAPPPPPPNELPSFFRKAPRQSKDSDRSKARKWFPSPPTLLRSSRRRSTTTAEEFDVQFPLHDQTNYFYRDQNHNQARFRGSKTTH from the exons ATGTTGGGAGAAATAATGGTTCGATGCCTTCT GATGCTGTTCGGCTATGCATATCCAGCGTTTCAATGCTACAAAACGGTTGTGCAGAGCCGGATTCATATCCGAGAGCTTCAATTCTGGTGTCAATTTTG GATCATTGTGGCCATTTTAACGGTTGTTGAGAGGATTGCTGACACTTTAGTCGCATG GTTGCCCATGTATGGAGAACTGAAGCTGGCTCTGTTTATCTATTTGTGGTATCCAAAGACTAAG GGAACAGGCTATGTGTTCCACACTTTGCTGCGGCCCTTGGTTGATAATCACGAGATAGATATTGAACAGAAGATGGTGGATTGGAGAGTTAAGGCCTGGGATTTGGCCTTGTTCTACTGGGGAAACTGCACTGAGTTGAGCCAATCTGCTATCGTCCAAGTTATTAATTACATGGCCTCTAAGCCTGCAGCAACCCCACAAGCCAGG AGGAACGAGCACCATCAACATTCAAGCGCGCCGCCACCTCCACCTCCTAACGAGCTGCCTTCATTCTTCCGGAAAGCTCCAAGGCAGAGCAAAGACTCGGACAGAAGTAAGGCCAGGAAGTGGTTTCCAAGTCCCCCTACTCTGCTCCGTTCCAGTCGTCGGCGTTCCACAACCACGGCGGAGGAATTTGATGTGCAATTTCCCCTCCACGACCAaacaaactatttttataGAGATCAAAATCACAACCAGGCTCGATTCAGAGGATCGAAAACGACCCATTAG
- the LOC111791640 gene encoding HVA22-like protein i translates to MLGDFLARSLLLLFGYAYPAFQCYKAVVMAPIQVEQLRYWCKFWIVVAILTVVERIADAFVGWFPMYGELKLALFIYLWYPKTMGSGYVFDTLLRPLVDKNDKDIEKMLLDLRIKAWDLAIFYWNNCTELSQSALLRVVNYMASRRNPLAATPSSKKLK, encoded by the exons ATGTTGGGTGATTTTCTGGCTCGATCCCTTTT GCTGCTGTTTGGGTATGCATATCCAGCGTTTCAGTGCTACAAAGCGGTGGTGATGGCGCCAATTCAAGTCGAGCAGCTTCGATATTGGTGTAAATTTTG GATCGTTGTGGCTATTCTAACCGTTGTTGAGAGGATTGCTGATGCTTTTGTGGGATGGTTCCCCATGTATGGAGAATTGAAGCTGGCTCTGTTTATCTACTTGTGGTATCCAAAGACTATG GGATCTGGGTATGTGTTCGACACGTTGTTGAGGCCTTTGGTTGATAAAAATGACAAGGATATTGAAAAGATGCTGTTGGATTTGAGAATAAAGGCTTGGGATTTGGCCATTTTCTACTGGAACAATTGCACCGAGTTGAGCCAATCTGCATTGCTCCGAGTTGTTAACTACATGGCTTCTCGCCGTAATCCCTTAGCTGCTACGCCTTCTTCCAAGAAGCTGAAGTGA
- the LOC111791863 gene encoding uncharacterized protein LOC111791863, translating to MWPQLQFLRHNIALSPSPSSAPATFFTSTPPISYSWRLRFRTPTLTQTLPPLESRRPKLVVSATAVPDNRPLDLTEDNVRQALGDARAELAQIFDASVGITGVVELAELDGPFVKISLKGRFWHKRSTVVARVGNYLKQRIPEILEVEIEDESQLDDSPASF from the exons ATGTGGCCACAGTTGCAATTTCTCCGCCACAACATCGCCTTATCACCGTCGCCATCGTCAGCACCCGCCACCTTCTTCACTTCAACTCCTCCAATTTCGTACAGTTGGCGATTGAGATTCAGGACACCGACGCTGACGCAGACGCTGCCGCCGCTCGAATCGCGGAGACCGAAACTCGTAGTTTCGGCAACGGCAGTTCCAGATAATCGGCCTCTGGATCTGACGGAGGATAACGTGAGACAGGCACTGGGTGACGCTCGTGCGGAGCTCGCACAGATCTTCGACGCCTCCGTCGGCATTACAG GAGTGGTGGAATTGGCGGAATTAGATGGACCATTTGTGAAGATTAGTCTTAAAGGTCGATTTTGGCATAAACGTTCCACAGTTGTAGCTCGGGTGGGCAATTATTTGAAGCAGAGAATTCCT GAGATTTTGGAGGTTGAAATAGAAGATGAGAGTCAATTGGATGATAGTCCTGCAAGCTTTTAA
- the LOC111791641 gene encoding 2-Cys peroxiredoxin BAS1, chloroplastic-like, translating to MACSAASSALISSNPSAFPTRSTAPIASASLQKLKMGLCEVFTFGGSTSYFMFHYLPLQSELPLVGNIAPDFEAEAVFDQEFIKVKLSEYIGKKYVILFFYPLDFTFVCPTEITAFSDRYEEFKQLNTEILGVSVDSVFSHLAWVQTDRKSGGLGDLQYPLVSDVTKSISKSFGVLIPDQGIALRGLFIIDKEGIIQHSTINNLAIGRSVDETKRTLQALQYVQENPDEVCPAGWKPGEKSMKPDPKGSKEYFSAIA from the exons ATGGCTTGCTCCGCCGCCTCCTCTGCACTTATCTCCTCCAATCCTTCCGCCTTTCCGACCAGGTCCACTGCTCCCATTGCTTCCGCCTCTTT GCAGAAACTCAAAATGGGACTATGTGAAGTATTTACTTTTGGGGGTTCCACTTCTTACTTTATGTTTCATTATTTACCTTTACAGAGTGAACTCCCATTGGTTGGAAACATAGCACCAGATTTTGAGGCAGAGGCAGTTTTTGATCAGGAATTTATCAAG GTTAAACTTTCCGAGTACATTGGGAAGAAATATGTGATTCTCTTTTTCTACCCATTGGACTTTACGTTTGTTTGTCCCACAG AAATTACTGCTTTCAGTGACCGGTATGAAGAATTTAAGCAGCTAAACACAGAAATTTTGGGTGTTTCTGTTGACAGTGTT TTCTCACATCTTGCTTGGGTCCAAACTGATAGAAAGTCTGGTGGCCTTGGTGATCTTCAGTATCCACTTGTTTCTGATGTCACtaaatcaatttcaaaatcttttgGTGTGCTGATCCCAGATCAG GGAATCGCACTGAGAGGCCTTTTCATTATTGACAAGGAAGGAATTATCCAGCACTCCACAATAAACAATCTTGCTATTGGTCGGAGCGTTGATGAGACGAAGAGAACTCTCCAA GCCTTGCAGTACGTGCAGGAGAACCCAGATGAAGTGTGCCCTGCTGGATGGAAGCCTGGGGAGAAGTCGATGAAGCCAGACCCCAAGGGTAGCAAAGAGTACTTTTCTGCTATTGCTTAA
- the LOC111791154 gene encoding cytokinin riboside 5'-monophosphate phosphoribohydrolase LOG7 yields MEGTQSRFKRICVFCGSSSGKKPTYQSAAVELGQELVERSIDLVYGGGSVGLMGLVSQAVHDGGRHVLGVIPRTLMTVEITGESVGEVKPVSDMHQRKAEMARQADAFIALPGGYGTLEELLEVITWAQLGIHRKPVGLLNVDGYYNSLLSFIDKAVDEGFVSPTARRIIVSAPTAKALVRQLEEYVPEYDEITSQLVWEDVDRRSYVAESEIAT; encoded by the exons ATGGAAGGGACACAGTCGAGATTCAAGAGGATTTGTGTGTTTTGTGGAAGCAGTTCTGGGAAGAAGCCTACCTACCAATCTGCTGCTGTGGAGCTTGGCCAAGAACTG GTGGAGAGAAGCATTGATCTTGTTTATGGAGGTGGGAGCGTGGGATTGATGGGTCTTGTTTCTCAGGCTGTTCATGATGGCGGGCGCCATGTTCTAgg AGTAATTCCAAGGACCCTAATGACTGTAGAG ATAACTGGTGAGAGTGTTGGAGAAGTTAAACCCGTGTCGGATATGCACCAACGGAAGGCCGAGATGGCTCGACAAGCCGATGCTTTCATTGCTTTACCTG GAGGATATGGGACGCTTGAAGAGCTTCTTGAAGTTATTACATGGGCACAACTTGGAATCCATCGCAAGCCT GTGGGACTGTTGAATGTGGATGGATATTACAATTCGTTGCTGAGTTTCATTGATAAGGCAGTTGATGAAGGCTTTGTGTCGCCAACCGCACGTCGTATTATTGTGTCTGCCCCAACTGCCAAGGCCTTAGTCAGACAACTTGAg GAATACGTACCGGAGTACGACGAGATAACGTCACAGTTGGTGTGGGAAGATGTTGACAGGAGAAGTTACGTGGCCGAATCAGAGATCGCCACGTAA
- the LOC111789917 gene encoding uncharacterized protein LOC111789917 codes for MDQTSALKPDPPLPNLRRRNSITVPVVVPSKLNLLAATKSSRGVASSPPLPLAFELVPIKSSSPSSPSLAYTSLRDILPSATAIYSPTAASAANSGYEISIRNRLVKQAAWAYLQPMASSPSSSGPHLLHRIWLRFSAWLSFVNLPIISSVTNAFNRIFRVVGVSFV; via the coding sequence ATGGACCAGACCTCCGCTCTAAAACCAGACCCACCGCTGCCCAATCTCCGTCGCAGAAACTCGATCACGGTGCCCGTCGTCGTGCCATCTAAGCTAAACCTTCTCGCCGCCACCAAGTCCTCCCGGGGTGTAGCGTCATCGCCGCCGCTACCGTTGGCTTTCGAGCTCGTCCCAATAAAATCCTCCTCCCCCTCTTCCCCCTCCCTTGCTTACACTTCCCTCCGAGACATTTTGCCCTCGGCTACCGCTATCTACTCCCCTACCGCCGCCTCTGCAGCAAATTCCGGCTACGAGATCTCGATCCGCAACCGCCTTGTGAAGCAGGCGGCGTGGGCCTATCTTCAGCCCATGGCCTCCTCCCCGAGCTCCTCTGGACCCCACCTCCTCCACCGTATCTGGCTTAGATTTTCAGCTTGGCTCAGCTTCGTCAACCTGCCCATAATTTCCAGTGTAACCAACGCTTTTAATCGAATATTTCGCGTTGTTGGGGTCAGTTTTGTCTAA